A single genomic interval of Penicillium psychrofluorescens genome assembly, chromosome: 2 harbors:
- a CDS encoding uncharacterized protein (ID:PFLUO_003103-T1.cds;~source:funannotate): MNRAIFDIQPVHRFGGSNTTIRRPKEIACFSYDDQRRFSLGDASLSYYYPPRLPADLNVGFDTFQKLNDVADEHLDALLDTIMAHEKETEKTCEADIVTWRGMMTKILAAPYDMMNGFEMNATCFQGTIFIEENNAYKNQQKETQRNQRMPAGMASQELMMYWGYKFEAISVLRQQWDPSSREEIERREEAVVNNSAQYCSVARTGMGNVRMILGGEVDAVWDCKPDRKEDPVHWIELKTSAEIRNDRDMVKYERKLLKFWAQSFLLGVPRIIVGFRDQNGIVRSLEELETASIPGKVKKVGRGTWDGNICINFAAAFLEWLKQTIQEDGTWRIRKQEKSPVIEVFKLEEQGHGDILSPAFTSWRSARTTTTTTM, translated from the exons ATGAACCGGGCAATCTTTGACATCCAGCCTGTGCACCGCTTCGGCGGTTCCAATACGACCATCCGACGACCCAAA GAAATCGCTTGCTTTTCGTATGATGATCAGCGCCGCTTTTCGCTGGGAGATGCATCCCTGTCCTACTACTATCCGCCGCGTCTGCCGGCGGACCTGAATGTTGGGTTTGACACCTTCCAGAAGCTCAACGATGTCGCGGATGAGCACCTGGACGCGCTGTTGGATACGATCATGGCCCATGAGaaagagaccgagaagaCATGCGAAGCCGATATCGTGACTTGGCGAGGGATGATGACCAAA ATTCTGGCTGCTCCATATGATATGATGAATGG ATTTGAAATGAATGCGACATGCTTCCAG GGTACCAT ATTCATTGAAGAAAACAACGCCTACAAAAACCAACAGAAGGAAACCCAGCGCAATCAAAGGATGCCGGCAGGGATGGCGTCCCAGGAACTGATGATGTACTGGG GCTACAAATTCGAAGCCATATCTGTGCTTCGACAACAGTGGGATCCATCCTCCCGCGAGGAGATTGAAAGGCGCGAGGAAGCAGTCGTCAACAATAGTGCGCAGTATTGCTCTGTGGCCCGCACCGGAATGGGTAACGTGCGCATGATTCTCGGCGGAGAGGTGGATGCTG TATGGGATTGCAAACCGGATCGAAAAGAAGATCCCGTCCACTGGATTGAGCTCAAGACGTCCGCGGAGATCCGAAACGACCGCGACATGGTCAAGTATGAGCGCAAACTACTCAAATTCTGGGCGCAATCTTTTCTCCTGGGGGTGCCCAGGATCATTGTAGGGTTCCGCGACCAAAATGGGATTGTCCGCAGcctggaggagctcgagaCGGCGAGTATTCCCGGCAAAGTGAAAAAGGTCGGCAGAGGGACGTGGGATGGGAATATTTGCATCAACTTTGCGGCGGCATTTCTTGAAT GGCTCAAACAAACCATCCAGGAAGATGGGACATGGAGGATCCGCAAACAAGAGAAGTCGCCGGTGATTGAAGTGTTCAAGTTGGAGGAGCAGGGCCATGGGGATATTCTGTCCCCGGCATTTACCAGCTGGCGATCCGCGCGTACTACTACTACGACTACTATGTAA
- a CDS encoding uncharacterized protein (ID:PFLUO_003104-T1.cds;~source:funannotate), with translation MDSSSSTGSPGTAPRAIRSRKMTSIAKRACDQCKFRKIKCSLSQPCKACESMGFECTFFQPQKKRGPTGHRVSQIRQQQTLGSSPQESPKDAFQYQTSPSMDPAQPTSMSGASWTPPHGEVAMPMSGSGRMPPAGAATSVAGPWTAETASLDSHSSSAMGWNEPTDVEYWLPDNLDAQVPIFGFQGSNIYLKPSLPSIVQPASDTSAMGMTPQDPQSMPFSPTVGSLTSDSQEPDTWPSSIIEANMIPWIDVYFDRLHPTLPVLSRSSLFTRMLSQEHRSNPQFGAMLLSLCAFSLTQPIEISERPTTSSRASQARSMMDAATKMRSCSDFGEHPTIEAVLTSFFHFGCLFGSNQHNAAWLRLREALDLAATMGLNDPESYSDLSGEEKGQRLRTYLVLSITERAYALQRRHPITFWGKPGFSMRSVHDFIHNATNSLISGIIVHNEKDAEGMMGLARLMELFDAIDEDVIDCWNRRCDINKGFCHKLTAAKALSIHQNLDRINQGERYKGYDWFERAKAGRISETNHAFMAMGLRETQAADVFITQKWLQNRVWLLCSTHGLLGAHSERPELSFHYPVSVAESTLQLCVSLRLSSMEAHGIGLAEKLFDIATGAIDVFCNMNMASGMASISNATTLQGLAEDFLLLLTTFRGGSHPYLEKFRAHLRPLRILGDKIPDWPQQ, from the exons ATggattccagctccagtACGGGCTCGCCTGGCACGGCCCCGAGGGCGATCCGGTCGCGTAAAATGACCAGTATCGCCAAGCGCGCATGCGACCAGTGCAAATtccgcaagatcaag TGTAGCTTGTCGCAGCCCTGCAAGGCCTGCGAGTCCATGGGCTTCGAATGTACCTTTTTCCAGCcccagaagaagcgcggtcCAACCGGACA TCGCGTGTCGCAAATTCGCCAGCAGCAAACCCTTGGGAGTAGTCCTCAAGAATCCCCCAAAGATGCCTTTCAGTACCAGACATCGCCCTCGATGGACCCGGCCCAGCCGACGTCCATGTCCGGTGCATCTTGGACGCCACCGCATGGCGAAGTGGCCATGCCCATGTCTGGATCAGGCCGGATGCCGCCCGCAGGAGCTGCAACCTCTGTCGCAGGGCCCTGGACGGCCGAGACAGCCTCCTTAGATTCTCACAGCAGCAGTGCAATGGGCTGGAACGAACCCACCGATGTGGAATACTGGCTGCCAGATAACCTGGATGCCCAAGTGCCTATATTCGGGTTCCAGGGAAGCAATATCTACCTCAAaccatctcttccttctATCGTGCAGCCCGCGTCCGATACATCTGCCATGGGCATGACTCCACAGGATCCTCAAAGCATGCCTTTTTCCCCGACTGTAGGCTCTCTGACATCGGACAGCCAAGAGCCAGATACCTGGCCGTCTTCAATCATCGAAGCCAACATGATCCCCTGGATTGATGTCTACTTTGACCGGCTGCACCCGACCTTGCCGGTGCTAAGCCGGTCTTCGCTTTTCACACGGATGCTGTCCCAAGAGCATCGGAGTAACCCTCAGTTTGGAGCAATGCTTTTGTCTCTTTGCGCTTTCTCTCTTACGCAACCGATCGAGATTAGTGAACGACCCACGACTTCGTCCCGCGCTTCTCAGGCACGATCCATGATGGACGCAGCCACGAAGATGCGGAGCTGCTCTGATTTCGGGGAACATCCCACGATCGAAGCCGTCTTGACGAGTTTCTTTCACTTTGGTTGTCTCTTTGGCAGTAATCAGCATAATGCGGCGTGGCTGCGACTCCGGGAAGCCCTGGATCTTGCGGCTACGATGGGGCTGAATGATCCAGAGTCATACAGCGATCTAtcgggagaagaaaagggtCAGCGATTACGGACATATCTTGTGCTATCGATCACAGAAAG AGCATACGCTCTTCAACGCCGACATCCCATCACATTCTGGGGAAAGCCCGGATTCAGCATGCGCTCAGTACACGACTTCATCCACAATGCCACGAACAGCCTGATCTCTGGAATAATTGTGCACAACGAAAAAGACGCCGAGGGAATGATGGGTCTGGCACGACTGATGGAACTATTCGacgccatcgacgaagaTGTCATCGACTGCTGGAACCGGCGATGCGATATCAACAAGGGCTTTTGCCACAAGCTCACCGCAGCCAAGGCACTATCAATTCATCAGAATCTCGACCGTATCAATCAGGGCGAACGGTACAAAGGATATGACTGGTTTGAGCGAGCCAAGGCTGGCCGGATCTCGGAGACAAACCACGCTTTTATGGCCATGGGCCTGCGCGAAACACAAGCAGCGGATGTTTTCATCACGCAAAAATGGCTTCAGAACCGGGTTTGGCTGCTGTGTTCAACTCACGGTCTTTTGGGTGCTCATTCCGAGCGGCCTGAGTTGAGTTTTCATTATCCGGTCTCCGTTGCAGAGTCGACTCTCCAGCTTTGTGTGTCGTTACGACTTAGTTCGATGGAGGCCCACGGAATTGGATTG GCGGAGAAATTGTTCGATATTGCCACTGGTGCAATTGACGTCTTTTGCAACATGAACATGGCTTCCGGAATGGCGTCGATATCCAACGCCACAACGCTACAGGGCCTTGCAGAGGACTTTCTGCTGCTACTGACAACTTTCCGTGGAGGAAGCCATCCATATCTGGAGAAGTTTCGAGCTCACCTGCGGCCATTACGAATTCTGGGTGACAAGATCCCAGACTGGCCCCAGCAGTGa
- a CDS encoding uncharacterized protein (ID:PFLUO_003106-T1.cds;~source:funannotate), whose amino-acid sequence MVYTSVGHLPIHYTVPYVPGCESLSLAVSHDNGETWLRQDCNPILTGPPENIQVTGWRDPCITAWSGSQQRQSDSPSLYGFISGGITGKTPTIFVYAVQPTDLRKWKYLGPLIDVGLNFSPSRWSGDFGVNWEVGNLMTLADNTGASRDFVIMGSEGCLSSGLHNDPNSAWHRRVARAQLWVSVKPKECKNITDDTLTTYAFSGIFDHGCYYAANSFWDVQTSQQIVFGWITEEDLPDTLRHRQGWSGLITLPRVVELRTMRHVIKARSSKLDSITSIEAVSSSSRSDTVIIRTLGIRPDPRLGRLREDAQKSQLRGISLPVLSDGISTNMPLTTSRWELDAEFSVSQTCGRVGIEIAHSPDFEHCTVLSWDPQDETFTIHRPQPASDNINQGFESAPHTLFTYLNEQGEEEEESLHVHAFFDMSVLEVFLNGRTAISTRIYHPADRCFGLRFFADSIHDEPQPAAVLVRGESWDGLGV is encoded by the exons ATGGTTTACACCTCTGTGGGGCATCTTCCCATCCATTACACGGTGCCGTATGTCCCTGGTTGCGAGTCTCTCAGTTTAGCAGTCTCGCATGATAATGGAGAGACGTGGCTGCGTCAGGATTGTAATCCTATCTTGACAGGTCCGCCTGAAAACATCCAAGTGACGGGGTGGAGGGACCCTTGTATTACGGCTTGGAGTGGAAGCCAACAGCGTCAGAGCGATTCACCAAGTCTCTACGGATTTATCTCTGGTGGTATTACCGGAAAGACTCCCACTATCTTCGTCTACGCCGTCCAGCCCACAGACTTGCGGAAATGGAAATACCTCGGTCCTTTGATTGACGTCGGATTGAATTTCAGTCCATCGCGTTGGTCGGGCGATTTCGGCGTGAATTGGGAGGTTGGCAACCTCATGACCCTGGCAGATAATACCGGCGCGTCTCGAGATTTTGTCATCATGGGATCTGAAGGGTGTCTATCTTCCGGTCTTCACAATGATCCCAATTCAGCTTGGCACCGGCGTGTTGCGCGCGCGCAACTTTGGGTGTCTGTCAAACCCAAAGAATGCAAGAACATCACCGATGATACATTAACAACATATGCGTTTTCTGGAATCTTCGATCACGGCTGCTACTACGCCGCGAATTCCTTCTGGGATGTGCAGACTTCGCAGCAGATTGTGTTTGGATGGATTACGGAGGAAGATCTTCCTGATACCCTTCGCCATCGGCAGGGGTGGAGCGGCCTGATTACACTCCCCCGGGTGGTCGAGTTGAGGACGATGCGTCATGTTATTAAAGCCCGCAGCTCGAAGTTGGACTCTATCACCTCGATTGAAGCCGTGTCTAGTTCGTCCAGGTCTGACACAGTCATAATTCGCACTCTCGGAATTCGCCCTGATCCACGACTTGGGCGTCTTCGAGAGGATGCACAGAAAAGCCAATTGAGAGGCATATCCTTGCCTGTTCTCAGCGATGGCATTTCTACCAATATGCCGTTGACAACATCTCGATGGGAACTGGACGCCGAATTCTCTGTCAGTCAAACGTGTGGGCGTGTTGGCATCGAGATTGCACATAGCCCCG ACTTCGAGCACTGCACCGTCCTCTCTTGGGATCCTCAGGATGAAACATTCACAATCCACCGTCCCCAGCCCGCTAGCGACAATATCAACCAGGGGTTCGAGTCCGCACCACACACGCTTTTCACCTACTTGAACGAAcagggagaggaggaagaagagtcTCTGCACGTACATGCTTTCTTTGACATGAGCGTGTTGGAGGTCTTCCTCAATGGCCGGACAGCCATTTCAACTCGGATCTATCATCCTGCGGACCGATGTTTCGGGCTCCGATTCTTTGCAGACTCGATACATGACGAGCCGCAACCGGCCGCGGTTCTGGTCCGCGGGGAGTCGTGGGACGGGCTTGGCGTATAA
- a CDS encoding uncharacterized protein (ID:PFLUO_003102-T1.cds;~source:funannotate) — protein sequence MTSRIDKTIARQREKIASGAYYEAHQQLRVIAARYIKAANYDAAADLLAGGAAELLRAGAQQGASASGGDLAIMLVLEVYNKAEWEISSAADDAQTRGRKKRLIELLREFPSEEPTRKRYIQEIIGWSGKFGPLERGDPDLHHAAGSVYAQDNDPYDAEKHLILGTSESAETLAKLEYEWYTSDDPHTAALYVSRAVLPYLLTGNLRSANKALLIFTSRLSTSNPSLGVQEVSSASSDIRVYPALPLLNFIGLLLLAIQRGSADLFRQLTAHYAAQIREIGIWDDALAQIGEQYFSIKIPRQGNPLFDMMGSMFFGGGQDNAGGRRAPQARSPAKKVEAPPSNMELD from the exons ATGACCTCCCGCATCGACAAGACAATCGCTCGCCAGCGAGAAAA AATCGCCTCCGGTGCCTACTACGAAGCCCACCAACAGCTGCGCGTCATTGCGGCTCGGTACATCAAGGCCGCTAACTACGATGCAGCGGCAGACCTCCTGGCTGGCGGTGCAGCGGAGCTGCTGAGGGCCGGTGCCCAGCAGGGCGCCTCGGCCAGTGGTGGAGATCTGGCGATCATGCTGGTCCTGGAGGTGTACAACAAGGCGGAGTGGGAGATCTCCAGTGCGGCGGACGATGCGCAGACCCGGGGTCGGAAGA AGCGTCTTATCGAACTGCTACGGGAATTTCCCTCCGAGGAGCCTACGCGGAAACGGTATATCCAGGAAATTATTGGATGGAGCGGGAAGTTTGGTCCCTTGGAGCGAGGAGATCCGGACTTGCATCACGCAGCTGGCTCGGTCTACGCGCAAG ATAACGACCCATACGATGCAGAGAAACACCTGATTCTAGGAACGTCGGAGTCCGCAGAAACCCTGGCGAAACTCGAGTATGAATGGTACACCAGCGACGATCCGCATACGGCAGCACTCTATGTCTCGCGCGCCGTACTTCCCTACCTCCTCACTGGCAACCTCCGCAGCGCGAACAAGGCGCTTCTCATCTTCACCTCGCGACTATCCACCTCGAATCCCTCGTTGGGCGTGCAAGAAGTCAGTAGCGCCAGCTCTGACATACGTGTATACCCCGCGCTTCCGTTGCTGAACTTCATCGGCCTGTTGCTGTTGGCCATTCAACGCGGCAGCGCGGATCTGTTCCGGCAGCTCACCGCGCACTATGCGGCGCAAATTCGGGAAATTGGGATCTGGGATGATGCCCTGGCACAGATAGGCGAGCAGTACTTTTCCATCAAGATCCCCAGACAGGGTAACCCGCTGTTTGATATGATGGGCAGCATGttcttcggcggtggccaggaCAACGCCGGCGGGCGAAGGGCGCCGCAGGCCCGGAGCCCagcgaagaaggtcgaggcTCCGCCGTCGAACATGGAGCTTGATTAG
- a CDS encoding uncharacterized protein (ID:PFLUO_003107-T1.cds;~source:funannotate), translated as MSHIAFSQTTQNGNLAAPRDSLELASLASSSPASVDGTSRSSSPDGISSSRKLSLEDEDPLAESHLDAGLESGRQRPMRSYSVSSAFDFGRNLFPLSQTQAGYAPLGSPTALDQQADGSLERNKTLTYLNGLSLIVGLIIGSGIFSSPSEVNAHAGSPGASLIVWTVAGVLAWTGAASYAELGGAIPLNGGAQIYLSKIFGELMGFLFTWCAVLVLKPGSAAIISIIFGEYVVRAFIGADVENVSPWINKAVAFGGLFAVTLFNCISTKAATRLGDLLMFFKFVALVGVTVTGIVVAVTGLSSQGSASKDWKTSGWFEGTSTEISDFAVALYAGLWAFDGWDNTNYVTGEFKNAKRDLPRVIHTAMPLVIICYLLANVAYFLVLDHDTLQTSNTVAVQFGGKVFGRVGALILALVVSGSCFGSLNATTFTSGRLVYAAGKEGYLPSLFGRLGLRNETPSSGPPGGGRLQRRSWARKSISKLFGDEARLGFTPINAMAFNAFLTTIYIVVGEFRTLITFYGVAGYTFYFLTVLGLIVLRIREPYLERPYRTWISTPIIFCCVSLFLLSRAVIAEPLQALIVVVFIITGIPVYFWRIYQRDGKDALPGWKF; from the exons aTGTCGCATATCGCATTCTCACAAACCACCCAGAATGGCAACCTCGCCGCCCCGAGAGACTCCCTCGAACTCGCCTCGctcgcctcttcctcgcccgcCTCAGTAGACGGGACCTCGCGCTCTTCGTCACCAGATGGcatctcgtcctcgcgcAAGCTCTCGCTCGAAGACGAAGACCCACTCGCCGAATCCCACCTCGATGCCGGGCTAGAGTCAGGCCGTCAGCGGCCCATGCGATCTTATTCGGTCTCTTCGGCCTTTGATTTTGGACGAAATCTCTTCCCGCTCTCGCAAACACAGGCTGGATATGCTCCTCTGGGGTCGCCGACGGCGCTAGATCAGCAGGCGGATGGGTCGTTAGAAAGGAATAAGACCTTGACATACCTGAATGGTCTGTCGCTGATCGTGGGGCTAATTATTGGGTCGGGGATCTTCTCGTCTCCAAGTGAAGTGAATGCGCACGCTGGATCACCGGGCGCCTCGCTCATTGTCTGGACAGTGGCCGGGGTATTGGCCTGGACGGGGGCGGCCAGCTACGCAGAACTGGGTGGTGCGATCCCGCTCAACGGAGGCGCGCAGATTTACTTGTCTAAGATCTTCGGAGAATTGATGGGCTTCCTCTTCACATGGTGCGCGGTTTTGGTCCTGAAGCCGGGGTCTGCCGCAATCATCTCCATTATTTTCGGCGAATACGTCGTGCGTGCGTTTATCGGCGCCGACGTGGAAAACGTCAGCCCGTGGATCAACAAGGCCGTCGCATTTGGCGGCCTGTTTGCGGTGACTTTATTCAACTGCATTTCTACCAAGGCTGCAACTCGCCTGGGAGATCTGCTCATGTTCTTCAAATTTGTTGCCCTAGTTGGTGTCACTGTGACCGGCATTGTCGTCGCTGTGACGGGGCTATCTTCTCAAGGCAGCGCCAGCAAGGACTGGAAGACGAGCGGCTGGTTCGAGGGAACGAGCACAGAAATCTCCGATTTTGCAGTGGCCCTGTACGCAGGGCTCTGGGCATTCGACGGCTGGGATAAT ACCAACTACGTGACGGGTGAGTTCAAAAACGCAAAGCGCGACCTGCCGCGAGTGATCCACACGGCGATGCCACTAGTCATCATCTGTTATCTGCTCGCGAATGTCGCGTACTTTCTGGTCCTGGATCACGATACTCTCCAGACCAGCAACACTGTCGCTGTCCAGTTCGGTGGGAAAGTATTCGGTCGCGTTGGCGctctcatcctcgctctGGTCGTGTCAGGCAGTTGTTTCGGCTCTCTAAATGCCACCACCTTCACCAGCGGCCGACTGGTCTACGCAGCCGGCAAAGAAGGCTATCTCCCGTCGCTATTCGGGCGCCTCGGACTGCGTAACGAGACTCCCTCCTCGGGCCCCCCAGGCGGTGGCCGACTCCAGCGTCGCTCTTGGGCTCGCAAGTCCATCTCGAAACTGTTTGGGGACGAGGCCCGTCTTGGGTTCACCCCAATCAACGCCATGGCCTTCAATGCATTCCTGACAACCATCTATATTGTTGTGGGCGAATTTAGGACATTGATAACATTCTACGGCGTGGCAGGCTACACCTTCTATTTTCTGACCGTGCTGGGTCTGATTGTCCTACGCATCCGTGAGCCCTACCTCGAACGCCCATATCGCACATGGATCTCCACCccgatcatcttctgctGCGTCAGTTTGTTCCTCTTGAGTCgcgccgtcatcgccgaACCATTACAGGCCCTCATCGTGGTCGTCTTCATTATCACCGGTATCCCGGTCTACTTCTGGCGCATCTACCAACGAGACGGCAAGGATGCGCTTCCAGGCTGGAAGTTTTAA
- a CDS encoding uncharacterized protein (ID:PFLUO_003105-T1.cds;~source:funannotate) yields MSREKQDLEVQHLDFSSSSEPLRSQSSAINVLLVFACAVFGAASFLFGYDDKLISPVAALTPFVAKFQGRNPATGKYVLTARNQNLVFSVPLVGSIIGAVVASPLNFHFGRKWPLVIAYIISVGGALLQVLAPNLGAFVGGRSISGLALGIANATAPLYLSEACLLSFSEQVVPASVRGRSVSSINILNLTAGVVGTVIVFGTEKLENHLSYQIPLAIQCVIPVILFVLTIPLPESPQWLVSKGNMKRARHNLRRLRGFSDAHVEDELRLIALCEESERELQSDVKFWHIFRREQLKRTLTAGSFYSLNQVSGIILSTTYTTVFLTELGIGDAFSLTIIASCCTLAGTIAAPFVIDRAGRRPTAFTGMSVLFVIDALAGGLAFNTSDPHSTLGIAALSFVFNFFWASSFFSLSNLMPSEMATPKLRHHTMSYTIACAQTTAVITTLAVPQLTSADAANLGAKTYLVFAGCMAAIIVFVFFFMPETRGRTFAEIDEMYAAKIPMWKWRNYKTSVEARTGEALSDESEKFQAVSCT; encoded by the exons ATGTCTCGCGAGAAACAGGACCTCGAGGTCCAGCACCTtgacttttcttcttcatcggaGCCGCTGAGATCGCAAAGCAGTGCGATTAACGTACTCTTAGTCTTTGCATGCGCTGTCTTTGGGGCAGCGTCGTTCCTGTTCGGATATGATGATAAATTGATCTCGCCCGTTGCGGCATTGACGCCCTTT GTCGCCAAGTTTCAAGGACGCAATCCAGCCACGGGGAAGTATGTGCTTACGGCGCGCAACCAGAACCTGGTATTCTCTGTGCCTCTGGTCGgctccatcatcggcgccgtggTCGCTTCGCCTCTGAATTTTCACTTTGGCCGGAAATGGCCATTGGTCATTGCCTACATTATCTCCGTGGGCGGCGCCTTGCTCCAAGTCCTTGCCCCTAATCTAGGAGCCTTTGTAGGAGGGCGCTCGATCAGCGGTTTGGCCCTGGGAATTGCCAATGCTACGGCGCCCCTGTATCTGTCAGAGGCATGTCTGCTCTCGTTCTCAGAACAA GTTGTGCCCGCTTCTGTGCGAGGCCGCAGCGTCAGCTCAATCAATATTCTCAATTTAACCGCCGGGGTTGTGGGAACGGTAATCGTCTTCGGCACTGAGAAGCTCGAGAACCACCTTTCCTACCAGATCCCACTAGCCATCCAATGCGTCATCCccgtcatcctcttcgtaCTCACCATCCCTCTCCCGGAGAGTCCGCAATGGCTCGTGTCAAAGGGGAACATGAAGCGCGCACGGCACAATCTCCGCCGACTGCGCGGGTTCAGCGACGCCCATGTCGAAGACGAGCTACGTCTCATCGCGCTGTGCGAAGAGAGTGAGCGCGAGCTGCAGTCCGACGTCAAGTTCTGGCACATCTTCCGCAGAGAACAGCTCAAACGGACCCTCACGGCGGGCTCGTTTTATTCTCTGAATCAGGTCTCCGGCATCATCCTCTCAACTACATACACGACCGTCTTCCTCACGGAGCTAGGAATTGGTGATGCTTTCTCGCTGACTATCATTGCGTCCTGCTGTACTTTGGCCGGCACCATCGCCGCGCCATTCGTGATCGATCGCGCCGGCCGCAGACCGACAGCCTTCACTGGGATGAGTGTTTTGTTCGTCATCGATGCATTGGCGGGTGGTCTCGCCTTTAACACAAGTGACCCGCACTCCACCTTGGGCATCGCCGCGTTATCATTCGTCTTCAActtcttctgggcctcgtctttcttctccctaTCCAATCTGATGCCCTCGGAGATGGCCACCCCAAAGCTCCGCCACCATACCATGTCCTATACCATCGCCTGCGCGCAGACCACCGCTGTGATCACCACGCTCGCGGTTCCGCAGCTCACCTCTGCCGACGCGGCGAACCTCGGCGCCAAGACTTATCTTGTCTTTGCGGGCTGCATGGCTGCTATTATTGTCTTTGTATTTTTCTTCATGCCTGAAACGCGCGGCCGGACTTTTGCCGAGATTGATGAGATGTACGCTGCGAAGATTCCGATGTGGAAGTGGCGAAACTATAAGACATCGGTGGAAGCGAGGACTGGAGAGGCTCTTTCGGACGAGTCAGAGAAGTTCCAGGCTGTCTCCTGTACATAA
- a CDS encoding uncharacterized protein (ID:PFLUO_003101-T1.cds;~source:funannotate), with translation MAPTSVRRNIFQHNLSRRPASAGPPNGALSTASTSSGLANRPSHRLKPTTSDSGSSTRSVKSTENKEIVVRDKNGGYKLDTPALPQPLVGEDGEELGDLDADGDGTAGFDSSELSGRDKEKILNIVHHSLRKKVASLDEDNWMFEPENDARI, from the exons ATGGCACCCACCTCTGTCCGTCGTAACATCTTCCAACACAACCTCAGCCGCCGTCCAGCCTCTGCCGGCCCACCCAATGGCGCCCTGTCCAcggccagcaccagcagcggtCTCGCGAACCGCCCCTCGCACCGACTCAAGCCCACGACATCGGATTCGGGGTCCTCGACACGCAGTGTGAAGAGCACCGAAAATAAGGAGATTGTGGTCCGCGACAAAAATGGTGGCTACAAGCTTGATACCCCCGCGTTGCCGCAGCCGTTGGTtggggaggatggcgaggaatTGGGGGATCTTGACGCCGATGGGGATGGGACGGCGGGGTTTGACTCGTCGGAGCTGTCGGGAAGAGACAAAGAGA AGATTTTGAATATTGTCCATCACAGCCTGCGCAAGAAAGTAGCGTCCCTCGACGAGGACAATTGGATGTTCGAACCCGAAAATGATGCCCGGATATAA